ATAGCCACTTTCGGCCAGATCAGTTCAAGCGGGGAGCCGGATTCATAGATCAGATTCGGCTGCGTGGAGGTAAAGGCACCAAGGCGCGGCAGGAAGTCGATTGCCATAGCCGAATGGTTACCGGAGATTCCATTGCGGACTTCATGGTAGCCCGGGAACGCCATGCCGCCGGGCATGACGGCCTGGCAGGCGTAGCCGCCGCGCGCCCCGGCGTCAACCTGAACACCCGTGGGCATGTTACCTGAATTCAAGAACATCATGGACTGGGTGGTCGGATCCCACACCTGATAATAGATACGGCGGGGACCGCCGACCATGCTGGTCATGCCTTTCATCCAGACAAAATGGGCAAAGCCGTCATTGTCCATGCCGATCATCTTGCCGGCGGAGCCATTATGCTGATAGTCATACCATGTTGAGCCCACCAGATAGATAGAGCCGATGGGATCGTCGAGGCGTCCGTCAGGCGGACGCAGATGGGACTCTTCGGCGGGACCGAAATAGGTCTGTTGTTCTGCGCCGACGACGGGTAGATTGACCGCATGCTGATAGGGTCCTTTGGCTGCGGGGGCAGCCCAAAGTGCGGCGCACATTAGGACCAACACGACAAACAGGGAACGCTTAAACATGATGCACCTCATTTGTTTGAACATGGCTGGGAGTACACAGATAATTTAGGCATATTCTCCGACAAGCAATATTCATCCGAGTTCATTGATAAATATTTTGATGGTTCAAGTATATTAAGGATATTATAGTTTAATAGTTTGTCAAATAGCAGTTTAGTTATTCAATACCTTGAAGTGCAGAACAAAGCCAACTATGCATATCTGGCAGAGTAGCTATGTGCATTTTCCGCAAATGGTAAACAATAAGTGACCGCAAACGAAAACCGGTAAGTAACGGATATATTTAAAAAGTTGCATGTTACGTGATAACCTAAACCGTTTTGGGCGACCAAAACGCCGGGTCAGCAATCAGGTATACGGTTTGCGATAGAATTGTCTGGTGTCATGATCAATGGTATTGTCAATAACATAACGGACACAGGGTTTGCGATGAAGATGACCCGGAACTGGAGGCATTATGCACGCTGCTCGAATCTTTTGTTTGGTGCTGGTCGTCTCACTGCTTGCGTATGGTCAATCCGCTCCCGACAGTCTGGGACTCTGCTACCATTCTGACACCGGCATCGCACAGGACCTTTCGGTCTCATTTGACGACGACGATGATTCTGTGCCCGTTGTACCATCCACGCCGCAGGATGCGGGGTTTCTGGAGACGACGGCTCTCTACCCGAACTATCCCAATCCCTTCAATCCCGAAACCGAAGTGGCCTTTGACCTGCCGCAGAGCATGAATGTGCTGGTAGCGGTGTATGATATTCTGGGACAGCACGTGATGACACTGGCCAGTGGATGGTTAGAAGGCGGACATCATGTGGCAGAATTCGACGGCAGCGATTTGCCTCCGGGAATTTATTTTTGCAGGCTGGACGCCCCGGGAGTGACACAAACTCACCGAATGACGCTTTTGAAATAGCAATACACTCTACAGGCGGGTCTTTTGACCCGCCTGTCGGTTTTGAATGATCGTGGCGTACAACAGTGGCATGGAGGCGCTTATGAGACCCTTGATCATGTTATGGGCACTGATCGCGCTGGCAACTGTGGTTTGTGCTCAAAGTGTGCCGGATACTCTTTGGACCCGCGAGTATCCGGAGTTCCGGAATGCTGGAGTCAATGCGGTGGTTCCTTCGTTTGATGGCGGCCTGGTGCTCACAGGAGTGCAGGAGTTTGCCCCGGCGGACACGTTTGCGTTGATTCCCCGGGACCTGATTGTGATCCAGACGGACGCACGCGGAGAGGTTCAATGGACCTACCGCCGGGCCAGCATGCTGGATACGCTGTGGGAAGGTGTGACGCTGTGCCGTACGCTGGACAGCGCCTATGTGGTGCTGGCGCGCAAGCGGTATGATGACAGCGTAGCGGTGATAACGCTGGTGAAGCTGAACCGCCGGGGAGAAGAAATCTGGTTGCGGGATTACCGGATTCAGACCTTCAATTTCGCGCACACGCTGGGGCTGATGGCCGATGGCTCTTATCTGGTGGGATCGAATTTGCAGATCGTCCGTCCGCATGAACGGGGCTGCACCAACAATCTGTTTGTGATGGATGTGAGCCCGGATGGCGATACCGTATGGACGCAGACCTGGCGCGGCGCGCAATGCGAGCGGCTGATCACCAGTGCGATCACGACCAGCGACGGTGGCTGTCTGTTGATGGGAGTGGATTGCCCTCCGCGCGTGCCCGAGACCAACCCGCTGATGATCAAGCTGAACGGACGGGGTGACGTGGAGTGGGAGCGGTTGGACGATGCCCAGATGGATTGGGCCCGGGTCTGCGCCCTCGAGGTAGCC
This window of the bacterium genome carries:
- a CDS encoding T9SS type A sorting domain-containing protein; translated protein: MHAARIFCLVLVVSLLAYGQSAPDSLGLCYHSDTGIAQDLSVSFDDDDDSVPVVPSTPQDAGFLETTALYPNYPNPFNPETEVAFDLPQSMNVLVAVYDILGQHVMTLASGWLEGGHHVAEFDGSDLPPGIYFCRLDAPGVTQTHRMTLLK
- a CDS encoding T9SS type A sorting domain-containing protein; this translates as MRPLIMLWALIALATVVCAQSVPDTLWTREYPEFRNAGVNAVVPSFDGGLVLTGVQEFAPADTFALIPRDLIVIQTDARGEVQWTYRRASMLDTLWEGVTLCRTLDSAYVVLARKRYDDSVAVITLVKLNRRGEEIWLRDYRIQTFNFAHTLGLMADGSYLVGSNLQIVRPHERGCTNNLFVMDVSPDGDTVWTQTWRGAQCERLITSAITTSDGGCLLMGVDCPPRVPETNPLMIKLNGRGDVEWERLDDAQMDWARVCALEVADGYIIGRNYFSITQLEKVGLDGSTQWVQSYEVETERSEYPEAVVAAEDGGYLIAQLSQLRASERWAPILSKTDAAGNLQWRIIADLTTSNYAPGFCQTPWNTLVFAGWSGVPRGYTQPWYLWMEEYGWPTAKTTHQTVRPETFGLRPNYPNPFNPTTEIAFDLPRTSVVTLTVHNLLGQEVASLTHDVLSAGRHTVMFDGGALPSGVYLCRLQTAEGMQTRKMMLLK